In Herbaspirillum sp. WKF16, one genomic interval encodes:
- a CDS encoding putative bifunctional diguanylate cyclase/phosphodiesterase, with translation MSNSAAPEEVLLPTADPASLRQLIRADQLTAVRQTVLLSIPVNAVLGIISTVVAWSAGKLGIALLWLACSGLVNLLRVLACKAPVGRIAALPVIARLLGGKTLTAVDLNLRAHWILALLSGLVWAGVPALCEGYTTPQTLFYLTCVCGITAGAVTHGFAYARIPISFITPPLLSIIVCLAWQGDTTRVALSLAVLLYLAALIRGSRVSEKLVSDASASKNRATSATQALEVAHRNLTGFAARMQYQAQHDLLTGLLSRAGFMARAGDLFARREHELCMMFLDLDGFKVINDAYGHDAGDQVLVEVAQRLAAALDEQFTLARLGGDEFVVVYACAPSAEPPEAVAARLIDTIRPPFSRRANPHIGLSIGIHRSGADDINEMLVCSDAALYEAKRRGRNRFCVFNDTLNARLQMKRDVERDLAAALRAGELQVWFQPIVRHNGRTLDGFEALLRWQHRKHGWIAPPDIIEIAALAGLSEQLLEFIVGQVTEMIRFLHAAGRSELRVAMNISPRELERILIDDLVAARLREFRLPAAMLEIEITEETAVDLQAARQTLAALAELGVSIAIDDFGVGYSSLGFLRQMHVSRVKIDRSFVTGLCGSAESQALVQAVLQLSDSFNFQVVAEGVESMDDLRMLQDMNCPAMQGYYFSPPMPVEQARRWIGGETVNA, from the coding sequence ATGTCGAATAGCGCCGCACCGGAAGAAGTGCTCCTCCCCACCGCAGATCCCGCCTCGCTGCGCCAGCTCATCCGGGCAGACCAGCTCACGGCCGTACGCCAGACCGTGCTGCTGTCGATCCCGGTCAACGCGGTGCTGGGGATCATCTCGACCGTGGTTGCCTGGAGCGCCGGCAAGCTGGGCATCGCGCTGCTCTGGCTGGCGTGCTCCGGGCTGGTGAACCTGCTGCGCGTGCTGGCGTGCAAGGCGCCGGTCGGACGCATCGCCGCCCTGCCGGTGATCGCGCGACTGCTGGGCGGCAAGACGCTCACGGCGGTCGACCTCAACCTGCGCGCGCACTGGATCCTGGCGCTGCTGTCGGGACTGGTATGGGCCGGCGTGCCGGCCCTGTGCGAGGGCTACACCACGCCGCAGACCCTGTTCTACCTGACCTGCGTCTGCGGCATCACCGCCGGCGCGGTGACCCACGGCTTCGCCTATGCGCGCATCCCCATCAGCTTCATCACCCCGCCGTTGCTGTCCATCATCGTCTGCCTGGCCTGGCAGGGCGACACCACGCGGGTCGCCTTGTCGCTGGCCGTGCTGCTCTACCTGGCGGCGCTGATCAGGGGCTCGCGCGTGAGCGAGAAACTGGTCTCCGACGCCAGCGCATCGAAGAACCGAGCCACTTCGGCGACCCAGGCGCTGGAAGTGGCGCACCGGAACCTGACCGGGTTCGCCGCCAGGATGCAGTACCAGGCGCAGCACGACCTCTTGACCGGCCTCCTGAGCCGCGCCGGCTTCATGGCGCGGGCCGGCGACCTGTTCGCCCGGCGCGAACATGAACTGTGCATGATGTTCCTGGACCTGGACGGCTTCAAGGTCATCAACGACGCCTACGGCCATGACGCCGGCGACCAGGTGCTGGTGGAAGTGGCCCAGCGCCTGGCCGCGGCGCTGGACGAGCAGTTCACGCTGGCGCGACTGGGCGGCGACGAGTTCGTCGTGGTGTACGCCTGCGCGCCGTCGGCCGAGCCGCCCGAAGCGGTCGCCGCGCGCCTGATCGATACGATCCGGCCGCCCTTCTCGCGCCGCGCCAACCCGCACATCGGCCTGAGCATCGGCATCCACCGCTCGGGCGCGGACGACATCAATGAAATGCTGGTCTGTTCCGACGCCGCGCTGTATGAAGCCAAGCGACGCGGCCGCAACCGCTTCTGCGTCTTCAACGACACGCTCAACGCGCGCCTGCAGATGAAGCGCGACGTGGAGCGCGACCTGGCCGCGGCGCTGCGCGCGGGCGAGCTGCAGGTCTGGTTCCAGCCCATCGTCCGCCACAACGGCCGCACGCTCGACGGCTTCGAGGCGCTGCTGCGCTGGCAGCACCGCAAGCACGGCTGGATCGCTCCGCCCGACATCATCGAGATCGCCGCGCTGGCGGGCTTGTCGGAACAACTGCTGGAATTCATCGTGGGCCAGGTGACGGAGATGATCCGCTTCCTGCATGCGGCCGGCCGCAGCGAGCTGCGGGTGGCGATGAACATCTCGCCGCGCGAGCTGGAGCGCATCCTGATCGACGACCTGGTGGCCGCCAGGCTGCGCGAATTCAGGCTGCCCGCCGCGATGCTGGAGATCGAGATCACCGAGGAGACCGCGGTCGACCTGCAGGCCGCCCGCCAAACCCTGGCGGCGCTGGCCGAGCTGGGCGTGAGCATCGCCATCGACGACTTCGGCGTGGGCTATTCCTCGCTGGGCTTCCTGCGCCAGATGCACGTCTCGCGGGTGAAGATCGACCGCAGCTTCGTCACCGGCCTGTGCGGCAGCGCCGAGAGCCAGGCGCTGGTGCAGGCCGTGCTGCAGCTGTCGGACTCCTTCAACTTCCAGGTCGTGGCCGAGGGCGTGGAAAGCATGGACGACCTGCGCAT
- a CDS encoding Csu type fimbrial protein: MFFAKKNRFVCASIAAVMLASSAPSHAATASASLTISASVVAACTVVGSAIAFGAYTQALVNQTGSITVLCTNGTSYNVGLDAGTGSGSTVTSRKMSATGGGTLNYALYRDSGRTNNWGSTIGTDTQTGTGSGLVQTLTVYGQIAAAQTPLAGAYSDTVTVTLTY; the protein is encoded by the coding sequence ATGTTTTTTGCCAAGAAAAATCGCTTCGTCTGCGCATCCATCGCCGCTGTCATGCTGGCTTCCTCGGCCCCGTCGCACGCGGCCACGGCCAGCGCCTCGCTGACGATCAGCGCCTCGGTGGTTGCCGCCTGCACCGTGGTCGGTTCGGCGATCGCCTTCGGCGCCTACACCCAGGCGCTGGTGAACCAGACCGGCAGCATCACGGTGCTGTGCACCAACGGCACCAGCTACAACGTCGGCCTTGACGCCGGCACCGGCAGCGGCTCGACGGTCACCAGCCGCAAGATGAGCGCCACCGGCGGCGGCACGCTGAACTACGCGCTGTACCGCGACTCGGGCCGCACCAACAACTGGGGCTCGACCATCGGCACCGACACGCAGACCGGCACCGGTTCGGGCCTGGTGCAAACACTGACGGTGTACGGCCAGATCGCGGCCGCGCAGACGCCGCTGGCCGGCGCCTACTCGGATACCGTGACCGTTACCCTGACTTACTGA
- a CDS encoding aldose epimerase family protein, which yields MTHFTISSSATDSGIKLYTLSNVSGMRVLVSERGAALVSWWAPDRYGRQADILLGYQGHDDYIANRAYFGSIVGRWCNRIADARFTLDGVGYQVHRNEGDNHLHGGEGGFHLAPWQVQPDPEGLRMTLASPHGSAGFPGNVLASVLYRLDDEGRLRIDYTATTDAPTPLNLTSHGYFNLNGGAGDIRDHVLSIDADAYLPVNGELIPERIADVAGSAFDFRKPAPIGPRLAWPDEQLKVAGGFDHCYCLRKAEHDGHGQVRGDAPLREVATVYDPGSGRQLTVSTTEAGLQFYSGNFLAGVQGRGERPYAVHDGFCLEAQAYPNQINTADSEAVILRPGRVYRQSTVYRLSVRD from the coding sequence ATGACGCACTTCACTATCTCCAGCAGCGCTACCGACAGCGGTATCAAGCTCTACACCTTGTCCAACGTATCGGGCATGCGCGTGCTCGTCAGCGAGCGCGGCGCGGCGCTGGTGTCCTGGTGGGCGCCGGACCGCTACGGCCGCCAGGCCGACATCCTGCTCGGCTACCAGGGCCACGACGACTACATCGCCAACCGCGCCTATTTCGGCAGCATCGTCGGCCGCTGGTGCAACCGCATCGCCGACGCCCGTTTCACGCTGGACGGCGTCGGCTACCAGGTGCACCGCAACGAAGGCGACAACCACCTGCACGGGGGCGAAGGCGGCTTTCACCTGGCCCCATGGCAGGTGCAGCCGGATCCAGAAGGATTGCGCATGACCCTGGCCTCGCCGCACGGCAGCGCCGGTTTCCCCGGCAACGTCCTGGCCTCGGTGCTGTACCGGCTGGATGACGAAGGCCGGCTGCGCATCGACTACACCGCCACTACCGATGCGCCGACGCCGCTGAACCTGACCTCGCACGGCTACTTCAACCTCAACGGCGGCGCCGGCGACATCCGCGACCACGTGCTGTCCATCGACGCCGACGCCTACCTGCCGGTGAATGGCGAGCTCATCCCAGAACGGATCGCCGACGTCGCCGGCAGCGCGTTCGATTTCCGCAAGCCGGCGCCTATCGGCCCGCGACTCGCATGGCCGGACGAACAACTCAAGGTAGCCGGCGGCTTCGACCACTGCTACTGCCTGCGCAAGGCCGAGCATGACGGCCACGGCCAGGTGCGCGGCGACGCGCCCCTGCGCGAAGTGGCCACGGTCTACGACCCCGGTTCCGGCCGCCAGCTGACCGTCTCGACCACCGAGGCCGGCCTGCAGTTCTACAGCGGCAACTTCCTGGCAGGCGTGCAGGGACGCGGCGAACGGCCGTATGCGGTGCATGACGGTTTCTGCCTGGAGGCGCAGGCCTATCCCAACCAGATCAACACCGCCGACAGCGAAGCGGTGATCCTGCGCCCCGGACGGGTCTACCGCCAGAGCACGGTCTACCGGTTGAGCGTGAGGGACTGA